A section of the Alphaproteobacteria bacterium genome encodes:
- a CDS encoding Gldg family protein: MSKHNPTVLTILGLALLLLLLLAVNMFAGEALRTARVDLTEDKLYTLSDATKQVLGEIDEPVTFRFFYTKQLGDRSPAIASYADRIEELLDQYALLSDGKLRVEKYYPQPFSNEEDQAVAAGLRSVPYNAQGDLGFFGLEATNSTDDQKLVEFFSPERENFLEYDLTQIVYALSNPERRVLGLLSKLPLRGTEGIPNLPQSQQMPPWAVYSQLSELFEIREVPVTTDRIDPDVDVLMVVHPQQLLDKTLYAIDQFVLRGGKLMVFVDPYSEVQGGQQRGPAQGAALGNSEIYLEPLYEAWGAEVLGGQVAGDLEAAARVDLGGGKRAAFTEYVAWLNLTKRNLNADDVVTAQLENLSLGTAGIIELTEGSQAELLPLLVTSEYSQKIDVNRVRFRPDPVKLLNEFEPSGQNMVLGARITGTFKSAFPDGPPSVPQPADGPPPAEETEPLPPHIAEAAAANSVVLVADTDLLSDPFWLSPQGGMPLADNGTFVANIAESLTGRQDLIGLRSRGTSIRPFMLIEKLEREAEQRYRSEEQALARKLQESQEKFEKLQGQGNPENRDTILTQDQSETLEQVRAEIVNTRKELRRVQGELREDVNRVGTVAKVVNIVAMPLLVALIAIGLAIVRRARRARRAAIAD, translated from the coding sequence ATGAGCAAACACAACCCCACCGTTCTCACCATTCTCGGTCTTGCACTTCTTCTGTTGCTGCTGCTGGCAGTCAACATGTTCGCGGGGGAGGCACTCCGGACCGCGCGCGTCGATCTGACGGAGGACAAGCTTTACACACTCTCGGACGCGACCAAGCAGGTGCTCGGGGAAATCGACGAGCCGGTCACCTTCCGGTTCTTCTATACGAAACAGCTCGGCGACCGCAGCCCGGCCATTGCCTCCTACGCGGACCGCATTGAGGAACTGCTGGATCAGTACGCCCTGCTGTCCGACGGCAAGCTCCGGGTCGAAAAATATTACCCCCAGCCCTTCTCCAATGAGGAGGACCAGGCGGTGGCCGCCGGGCTGCGCAGCGTTCCCTACAACGCGCAGGGCGATCTGGGCTTCTTCGGGCTCGAAGCGACCAACTCGACGGATGACCAGAAGCTCGTGGAGTTTTTCTCGCCCGAGCGCGAGAATTTTCTGGAATATGACCTGACGCAGATTGTTTACGCGCTGTCGAATCCCGAACGGAGGGTGCTGGGCCTGCTGAGCAAGCTGCCGCTGAGGGGCACGGAGGGGATTCCCAACCTGCCCCAAAGCCAGCAGATGCCGCCCTGGGCGGTTTACAGTCAGCTCAGCGAATTGTTCGAGATCCGGGAAGTGCCGGTGACGACGGACCGGATCGATCCCGATGTCGACGTGCTGATGGTGGTCCATCCCCAGCAACTTCTCGACAAGACGTTGTATGCGATCGACCAGTTCGTGCTGCGTGGTGGCAAGCTCATGGTCTTCGTCGACCCCTATTCGGAGGTGCAGGGCGGCCAGCAGCGGGGTCCGGCGCAGGGCGCGGCGCTCGGCAATTCCGAAATCTATCTGGAGCCCCTGTACGAGGCCTGGGGCGCCGAGGTGCTTGGCGGCCAGGTGGCGGGCGATCTCGAGGCGGCCGCGCGGGTCGATCTCGGCGGCGGCAAACGGGCCGCCTTTACCGAGTATGTCGCCTGGCTCAACCTGACCAAGCGCAACCTCAATGCTGACGACGTGGTGACCGCCCAGCTCGAGAATCTCTCCCTCGGGACGGCCGGTATCATCGAGCTCACCGAAGGCAGCCAGGCAGAACTTCTGCCGCTGCTCGTGACCTCGGAATATTCCCAGAAGATCGATGTCAACCGTGTGCGGTTCCGGCCCGACCCGGTCAAGCTGCTCAATGAATTCGAGCCTTCCGGGCAAAACATGGTGCTGGGCGCGCGGATCACCGGGACATTCAAATCCGCCTTCCCCGACGGCCCGCCATCTGTACCCCAGCCGGCCGATGGTCCGCCCCCGGCCGAAGAGACGGAGCCGCTGCCTCCGCATATCGCGGAAGCGGCTGCGGCCAACTCGGTGGTGCTGGTGGCCGATACCGACCTCCTTTCGGATCCCTTCTGGCTGTCGCCGCAGGGCGGCATGCCGCTCGCGGATAACGGCACGTTCGTCGCCAATATCGCCGAGAGCCTGACGGGCCGGCAGGACCTCATCGGTTTGCGCAGCCGGGGCACGTCGATCCGTCCGTTCATGCTGATTGAAAAGCTCGAACGTGAAGCGGAGCAGCGCTACCGTTCCGAAGAACAGGCACTTGCGCGGAAACTCCAGGAATCGCAGGAGAAATTCGAAAAGCTTCAGGGCCAGGGCAATCCGGAGAATCGCGACACGATCCTGACCCAGGACCAGAGCGAAACGCTCGAGCAGGTTCGCGCCGAAATCGTCAATACGCGCAAGGAGCTGCGTCGCGTGCAGGGTGAATTGCGCGAGGATGTCAATCGCGTCGGCACCGTCGCCAAGGTGGTGAACATCGTCGCCATGCCGCTTTTGGTGGCGCTTATCGCCATCGGGCTCGCAATCGTGCGCCGGGCCCGTCGCGCGCGTCGCGCCGCGATCGCCGATTAG
- a CDS encoding ABC transporter permease subunit, with product MRNTWFIFKRELAAYFSTPVAYVFIVIFLSLIGALTFYVGNFFESGQADLRGFFFFHPWLYLLLIPAIAMRLWAEERKSGTIEMLTTLPVSTTQIVVGKYLAAWIFAGIALALTFPIWITVNVLGNPDNGVVFASYIGSFLMAGAFLAIGSCVSAFTRNQVIAFIVGATVCFLFTMSGLDLVLNFFRAWAPELVVEAIGSLSFLTHFTSVTTGLLDLRDVIFFFAVIAAWLYANVEIVELKKAS from the coding sequence ATGCGTAACACCTGGTTCATCTTCAAGCGCGAACTGGCCGCGTATTTTTCGACGCCGGTCGCCTATGTCTTTATCGTGATTTTTCTCAGCCTGATCGGTGCCCTGACCTTCTATGTCGGCAATTTCTTCGAATCCGGACAGGCCGACCTCCGCGGATTTTTCTTCTTCCATCCCTGGCTGTACCTGTTGCTGATCCCCGCGATCGCGATGCGTCTCTGGGCGGAGGAGCGCAAGTCGGGCACCATCGAAATGCTGACGACGCTGCCAGTCTCCACGACCCAGATCGTGGTTGGCAAATATCTGGCGGCTTGGATCTTCGCGGGGATCGCCCTGGCGCTGACCTTTCCCATCTGGATTACGGTCAACGTGCTCGGCAACCCCGATAATGGCGTGGTCTTCGCAAGCTATATCGGCAGCTTCCTCATGGCCGGCGCGTTCCTCGCCATCGGGTCTTGCGTGTCGGCATTCACGCGCAACCAGGTCATCGCCTTTATCGTCGGGGCCACGGTCTGCTTCCTGTTCACCATGAGCGGCCTCGACCTGGTGCTCAACTTCTTCCGCGCCTGGGCGCCGGAGCTGGTTGTGGAGGCGATCGGCTCGCTGAGCTTTCTCACCCATTTCACATCGGTGACGACGGGTCTTCTCGATCTTCGCGATGTCATCTTTTTCTTCGCGGTGATCGCCGCATGGCTCTACGCCAATGTTGAGATCGTCGAATTGAAGAAAGCGTCGTAG
- a CDS encoding ABC transporter ATP-binding protein translates to MTEMIAIDGLVKKFGPITAVAGVTFRVEKGEVLGFLGPNGAGKTTTMRMITGFLPPTAGTARVCGIDVTRSPIETKARIGYLPEGAPSYFDMTADSYLGFIANIRGLTGAEKKRHIDVAVERAHIREVMGRPIETLSKGYKRRVALAQAILHDPDILILDEPTEGLDPNQKFEVRGLIREMAAEKAIIISTHLLEEVEPVCTRAVVISRGRLVADGTPRELLSRAPFHNAVQISLGADTAGAAAAALRQLPRVDSVERLESGGDLALLRVVPKGRASIISEVTQLLRDKNISTEEILVDPGSLEDVFRDLTTGATKNIGAAEAAHA, encoded by the coding sequence ATGACAGAGATGATCGCGATCGATGGTCTCGTGAAGAAATTTGGACCGATCACCGCGGTCGCCGGCGTCACGTTCCGGGTCGAGAAGGGCGAGGTGCTCGGCTTCCTGGGTCCCAACGGCGCGGGCAAGACGACCACCATGCGCATGATCACAGGCTTCCTCCCGCCCACCGCCGGAACCGCGCGCGTCTGCGGCATCGACGTGACCCGGTCGCCGATTGAGACCAAGGCGCGCATCGGCTACCTGCCGGAAGGCGCGCCTTCCTATTTCGATATGACGGCCGATTCCTATCTCGGCTTCATCGCCAATATTCGCGGCCTCACCGGGGCGGAGAAAAAGCGCCACATCGACGTCGCCGTCGAACGCGCCCATATCCGCGAGGTCATGGGCCGGCCGATTGAAACCCTGTCCAAGGGCTACAAGCGCCGCGTCGCGCTGGCCCAGGCCATCCTCCACGATCCCGACATCCTCATCCTCGACGAGCCGACCGAGGGGCTCGATCCAAACCAGAAATTCGAGGTCCGCGGTCTCATTCGCGAGATGGCGGCGGAGAAAGCGATCATCATCTCCACCCATCTGCTTGAGGAGGTCGAGCCCGTCTGTACCCGCGCCGTGGTCATCTCCCGCGGCCGGCTGGTGGCCGACGGGACGCCGCGCGAGCTGCTGAGCCGCGCCCCGTTTCACAACGCCGTGCAAATCAGCCTCGGCGCAGACACGGCCGGCGCGGCGGCGGCAGCCTTGCGCCAGCTCCCGCGCGTGGACAGTGTCGAGCGGCTGGAGAGCGGCGGAGACCTCGCGCTCTTGCGTGTCGTGCCAAAGGGACGCGCCTCCATCATCAGCGAGGTGACCCAGTTGCTGCGCGACAAGAATATCTCGACCGAAGAGATCCTTGTCGATCCGGGCAGTCTCGAAGACGTGTTCCGCGACCTGACGACCGGCGCCACGAAAAATATCGGGGCGGCGGAGGCGGCCCATGCGTAA
- a CDS encoding protein-disulfide reductase DsbD family protein, with amino-acid sequence MAIRALLPALWLTLCLGLLPAGVAGADAAPTATDRVVTDHVTARLVSEKTALRPGEVAWLGLSLAMREGWHTYWENPGDSGEATRIAWTLPEGLTAGEIRWPHPRLIPVGPLANYGYEGQVTLLVPMRLAPGHAASALEVEAAATWLVCAEICIPENGNFRLTLPVAGAGATPPDSPDAPLFARARAHLPRQTPSGTPYSAEFEARDETVTLRVSGLELPDRIESAWFFPRGSGGFGVIDYAGAQNFSRDDGALTLALPRNAALAEAPDRLQGVLVTNGAEGTDEAARAAFDIRAHEAGGLAPLAGSPALPGLSLWQALLFALIGGLILNVMPCVFPILFMKAAGFAAHAHDGRRSLALQGTVFTLGVVASFALLAGILLALRAGGAGIGWGFQLQSPLVLTWLAYLFLVLGFSLSGVFQPGERLMGLGQGLAARRDGLSGAFVTGVLAAVVASPCTAPFMGAALGFAVLQPGAIGLTVFVALGLGMALPYLALSLSPGLLRLLPRPGRWMDFAKGLLAFPLYATALWLLWVLSRQVDSTGLALALSGFLLVGFAIWLTGWARRAEDGTGRRPVILKAVAASALAFALALGWMLETGAAPGVASAEKAARGPDWTPWAPGRPAEILATGRPVLVNFTADWCITCLVNEEVAIARAGVVAAFRDKNLAYLKADWTRRDPEIAAALARFGRNGVPLYVLYRAPGAPPEILPQILTENALLSILGTLPDRAPEAG; translated from the coding sequence ATGGCAATACGCGCGCTCTTACCAGCACTCTGGCTGACGCTCTGTCTCGGCCTCCTGCCGGCCGGCGTGGCGGGCGCCGACGCGGCTCCCACGGCCACCGATCGCGTGGTGACCGATCATGTCACCGCACGGCTGGTATCCGAGAAAACCGCGCTTCGGCCGGGGGAAGTGGCCTGGCTCGGCCTGTCGCTCGCCATGCGCGAGGGCTGGCACACCTATTGGGAGAACCCGGGCGATTCGGGCGAGGCGACGCGGATCGCGTGGACCTTGCCCGAGGGGCTGACGGCGGGCGAGATCCGCTGGCCTCATCCCCGGCTTATCCCCGTGGGGCCGCTCGCCAATTACGGCTACGAGGGACAGGTTACGCTGCTGGTCCCGATGCGCCTCGCGCCGGGGCACGCGGCTTCGGCGCTCGAAGTGGAAGCCGCGGCGACCTGGCTCGTCTGTGCCGAAATCTGCATCCCCGAGAACGGAAATTTCCGCCTGACGCTGCCCGTTGCCGGCGCCGGCGCGACGCCGCCCGACAGTCCCGACGCCCCGCTTTTCGCCCGCGCGCGGGCGCATCTGCCGCGCCAGACACCTTCGGGCACACCCTATTCGGCGGAATTCGAGGCGCGGGACGAGACAGTCACCCTGCGGGTTTCCGGCCTCGAGCTTCCCGACCGGATCGAATCCGCCTGGTTCTTCCCGCGCGGCTCGGGCGGCTTTGGCGTTATCGATTATGCGGGCGCCCAGAATTTTTCGCGAGATGACGGCGCGCTGACTTTGGCGCTGCCGCGCAACGCGGCCCTGGCGGAGGCGCCGGACCGGCTCCAGGGCGTCCTCGTCACCAATGGGGCCGAGGGGACAGACGAGGCGGCGCGGGCGGCTTTCGATATCCGGGCGCACGAGGCGGGCGGGCTCGCCCCGCTGGCGGGTTCGCCCGCCTTGCCGGGCCTCTCGCTCTGGCAGGCCCTGCTCTTCGCCCTGATCGGCGGGCTCATCCTGAATGTGATGCCCTGCGTGTTTCCGATCCTGTTCATGAAGGCGGCGGGGTTCGCCGCCCATGCCCATGACGGGCGCCGGTCGCTGGCCCTTCAGGGCACGGTCTTCACCCTTGGTGTGGTCGCCAGCTTCGCCCTGCTCGCCGGCATCCTTCTGGCGCTGCGCGCCGGCGGTGCCGGCATCGGCTGGGGGTTTCAGTTGCAATCCCCCCTCGTGCTCACCTGGCTCGCCTATCTCTTCCTCGTGCTCGGCTTCAGCCTGTCGGGCGTGTTCCAGCCGGGCGAACGCCTGATGGGGCTGGGCCAGGGCCTGGCGGCGCGCCGGGACGGGCTGTCGGGCGCCTTCGTGACCGGCGTCCTGGCGGCCGTCGTCGCCAGCCCCTGCACCGCCCCCTTCATGGGCGCGGCGCTGGGCTTCGCCGTCCTCCAGCCGGGCGCGATCGGGCTCACCGTCTTTGTCGCGCTTGGCCTTGGCATGGCGCTTCCATATCTGGCGCTGAGCCTGTCCCCCGGACTGCTGCGCCTCTTGCCGCGGCCGGGGCGGTGGATGGACTTCGCCAAGGGGCTCCTCGCCTTTCCGCTTTACGCGACCGCACTCTGGCTGTTGTGGGTGCTGTCGCGGCAGGTCGATTCGACGGGGCTCGCACTGGCGTTGAGCGGGTTTCTGCTGGTCGGCTTCGCGATCTGGCTGACTGGCTGGGCACGCCGGGCAGAGGACGGGACGGGACGGCGGCCCGTGATCCTCAAGGCGGTGGCCGCGTCCGCGCTGGCTTTCGCCCTTGCGCTCGGCTGGATGCTCGAGACCGGCGCCGCGCCCGGTGTCGCCAGCGCCGAAAAGGCCGCGCGCGGACCCGACTGGACACCCTGGGCGCCGGGCCGGCCGGCGGAAATCCTCGCCACGGGCCGACCGGTGCTGGTGAATTTCACGGCCGACTGGTGCATCACCTGCCTCGTCAATGAGGAGGTGGCGATCGCGCGCGCGGGGGTGGTGGCGGCCTTTCGCGACAAGAATCTCGCCTATCTCAAGGCGGACTGGACGCGGCGCGATCCCGAGATCGCGGCGGCGCTGGCCCGGTTCGGGCGCAACGGGGTGCCACTCTACGTCCTCTATCGCGCGCCGGGCGCACCGCCCGAGATCCTGCCCCAGATCCTGACCGAAAACGCGCTTCTCTCGATCCTCGGCACGTTACCCGACCGCGCGCCCGAAGCGGGCTGA
- a CDS encoding redoxin domain-containing protein, which produces MTLAIAVAIVSRPAAASPRVDAPAPGFTATDSNGKTVSLDSFQGRTVVLEWSNHDCPYVRKHYETGNMQRLQRSATDEDVVWLTVISSAPGKQGHVSSDMANELTAERGAYPSAVLLDPEGEIGRAYDARTTPHMFVIRPDGKLAYMGAIDDRPTADKGDVPGATNYVTAALEAVDAGAAPDPAATKPYGCSVKY; this is translated from the coding sequence ATGACGCTGGCGATCGCGGTCGCCATAGTCTCGCGCCCGGCAGCCGCGTCCCCGCGCGTGGACGCGCCGGCGCCCGGGTTCACGGCGACCGATTCGAACGGCAAGACGGTTTCGCTCGACTCGTTTCAGGGCAGGACGGTCGTGCTGGAATGGTCGAACCATGACTGCCCCTATGTCCGCAAACATTACGAGACAGGCAACATGCAGCGCCTGCAGCGAAGCGCCACGGACGAGGACGTGGTCTGGCTGACGGTGATCTCGAGCGCGCCGGGCAAGCAGGGCCATGTCTCGTCCGACATGGCGAACGAGCTGACGGCGGAACGCGGCGCCTATCCGAGCGCCGTGCTGCTCGATCCCGAAGGCGAAATCGGGCGCGCCTATGACGCCCGGACGACGCCCCATATGTTCGTCATCCGCCCCGACGGCAAGCTCGCCTACATGGGAGCGATCGACGACCGGCCGACGGCCGACAAGGGTGATGTCCCGGGCGCCACGAATTATGTGACGGCCGCGCTCGAGGCGGTTGACGCGGGCGCGGCGCCGGACCCGGCCGCGACCAAGCCCTACGGCTGCTCGGTCAAGTACTGA
- a CDS encoding MAPEG family protein has product MTPDLYYLALTALLTALLWVAHVIAIVRTYGFYGPKEYTEAKVLDLPSWGQRCMRAHQNAVEQFAPFAALVLVAHLTGSTGETTALAAASYFWLRVAYTIVFWLGVPYLRTLLFVLSVLAILVIGWEVVS; this is encoded by the coding sequence ATGACACCCGATCTCTATTATCTCGCGCTGACGGCGCTTCTGACCGCTCTTCTATGGGTCGCCCACGTCATCGCCATCGTGCGCACCTATGGCTTTTACGGGCCCAAGGAATATACCGAGGCCAAGGTGCTCGACCTGCCCAGCTGGGGCCAGCGCTGCATGCGCGCGCATCAGAATGCGGTGGAACAATTCGCGCCGTTCGCTGCCCTCGTCCTCGTCGCCCATCTGACGGGCTCGACGGGCGAGACGACGGCGCTCGCCGCGGCCAGCTATTTCTGGCTGCGCGTCGCCTACACCATCGTCTTCTGGCTTGGCGTGCCGTATCTGCGCACGCTTCTCTTCGTGCTCTCGGTGCTGGCGATTCTCGTCATCGGCTGGGAAGTCGTCAGCTAG
- a CDS encoding MT-A70 family methyltransferase, producing the protein MSWDSPWVRVAGFCFTRRPARKPVAGRQSLSAKIRPPREFRRRSRTAVNPWRSGWYRWTGTGGDGRGWAGTGPAPVRLQLNLIPTQKREHSRKLDELYEVIEACGRGPFIELFARDTRKGWVGWGNQSDDYKITWDTYAHHSRVQPTAAE; encoded by the coding sequence GTGTCATGGGATTCCCCCTGGGTTCGGGTAGCGGGTTTCTGCTTCACCCGACGCCCGGCGCGAAAGCCGGTTGCCGGCAGGCAAAGCCTATCAGCAAAAATCCGCCCGCCGCGAGAATTCCGGCGCCGTTCGCGGACGGCCGTTAATCCGTGGCGATCGGGGTGGTATCGGTGGACCGGGACGGGCGGGGATGGGCGAGGATGGGCCGGGACGGGCCCGGCGCCCGTTCGGCTTCAGCTGAACCTAATCCCCACGCAGAAACGGGAACATAGCCGCAAGCTGGATGAACTCTATGAAGTGATCGAGGCGTGCGGCCGCGGGCCTTTCATCGAGCTATTCGCTCGCGACACCCGAAAGGGGTGGGTAGGCTGGGGCAACCAGTCAGACGATTACAAGATCACGTGGGATACATATGCCCACCACAGCCGCGTTCAGCCGACCGCTGCTGAGTGA
- a CDS encoding serine/threonine-protein kinase — translation MKVIEQLGVGGFGNVDLVEDDDGTRYARKTFSENQPLTPELRENVIKRFKREARIQKSVSHQNIVPVIDDDPDAAPPYYLMPVAESTLDKDIAADRTLGGNFIAAISDIVAALEELHSVQIYHRDLKPQNVLRFTDNSGDDPVTYYAVSDFGLISLNESQLSALTTTGMAKGSDHYTAPEITKDLRRASPQSDIYSLGCILHDMVGTADRVPCAEIKEEGPHGGILRGCTYFDPARRFRTARSVLDALVSVGSVNVETESRQAADYISELDSDNSIHEDVWAALADFLDSQASKQDRRAICMNLSGQRITELCEAAPGCANQIGIVYADWVFNTAFNFDHCDGIANRLEIFVEQGNFETKVDCLVAMLEMGTSHNRWYVERKFMRLCGPDMDDALAKRVAIEFRVRDNWVCSAVAHLERSISVDRSQLHPEIVQALSELCQ, via the coding sequence ATGAAGGTAATTGAACAGTTGGGGGTAGGAGGCTTCGGAAACGTCGACCTCGTCGAGGACGATGATGGAACCCGATACGCTCGCAAGACGTTTTCAGAGAACCAGCCGCTCACCCCTGAACTCCGGGAAAACGTAATTAAGAGATTTAAGAGAGAAGCACGGATTCAGAAAAGCGTTTCACACCAGAATATTGTTCCTGTCATTGATGACGACCCAGATGCCGCCCCCCCATATTACTTAATGCCTGTGGCGGAAAGTACGTTAGACAAAGATATCGCCGCAGATAGAACACTGGGCGGTAATTTTATCGCTGCAATTAGCGATATTGTTGCTGCCTTGGAAGAATTGCACTCGGTTCAAATTTACCATCGTGACCTTAAACCCCAAAATGTACTCCGATTTACTGATAACTCCGGTGACGATCCGGTTACTTATTATGCAGTTAGTGACTTTGGCCTGATTTCTCTAAACGAATCACAACTTTCTGCTTTGACAACAACTGGGATGGCGAAAGGTTCAGATCACTACACTGCGCCGGAAATAACAAAAGATTTGAGACGAGCGTCACCTCAATCCGATATCTATTCTCTTGGCTGCATCCTCCACGACATGGTTGGCACAGCTGATCGAGTCCCGTGTGCTGAAATTAAAGAAGAAGGCCCGCATGGGGGAATCTTGCGCGGATGCACATACTTTGATCCTGCGCGGCGATTTCGGACGGCCAGAAGCGTCTTGGACGCGCTGGTAAGCGTCGGTAGCGTCAATGTCGAAACCGAAAGCCGGCAGGCTGCTGACTATATAAGCGAACTAGATTCGGATAATTCGATACACGAAGATGTATGGGCTGCGCTCGCAGATTTCCTTGATTCACAGGCGAGCAAACAGGACAGGCGCGCCATATGCATGAATCTTAGCGGGCAGCGCATAACCGAACTTTGTGAGGCAGCTCCAGGGTGTGCAAACCAAATCGGTATAGTTTACGCAGATTGGGTATTTAACACGGCCTTTAACTTTGATCACTGTGATGGCATTGCAAACCGATTAGAAATTTTTGTCGAACAAGGCAATTTCGAGACCAAAGTCGACTGCCTAGTTGCAATGTTGGAGATGGGAACCAGCCACAATCGTTGGTATGTAGAACGAAAATTTATGCGCCTTTGTGGGCCCGATATGGATGACGCGTTAGCTAAGAGGGTCGCAATTGAGTTTCGGGTCCGTGACAATTGGGTTTGCTCCGCGGTAGCCCATCTAGAAAGATCCATCAGCGTGGACCGCAGTCAACTCCATCCCGAAATCGTCCAAGCGCTATCAGAGCTCTGTCAATGA
- a CDS encoding protein phosphatase 2C domain-containing protein, whose translation MRFATASITEAGPRTVNEDSIGIWNLPGGAVAVAVADGLGGMGGGDTASGIAIQLFGNAVTKEKSTQPNLSDLAKLIHSQIRSTQAPGSSESTMATTLTAAIFRNSTVAGVHCGDSRAAIARENGILRLTKDHTEAQRLFDQGKLSKSELINYPRQNILDSALGARKEPKIDVFDFDVHVGDKFFFTSDGMHEKVFLREMRAIAADFSEPSPFVEKMRAIVENRGAEDNFSLIAVFVQD comes from the coding sequence ATGAGGTTTGCAACAGCAAGCATTACCGAAGCGGGCCCAAGAACGGTAAACGAGGACAGCATAGGCATTTGGAATTTGCCGGGTGGAGCTGTGGCTGTTGCCGTTGCTGACGGGTTGGGAGGTATGGGCGGTGGTGATACGGCCTCGGGGATTGCCATACAGTTATTCGGGAACGCGGTTACCAAGGAAAAATCAACCCAACCTAATCTTTCTGATCTAGCAAAGCTCATCCACAGCCAAATTAGGTCCACGCAGGCGCCGGGCTCGAGCGAAAGCACAATGGCGACGACACTAACGGCGGCAATCTTTCGAAACTCGACCGTAGCCGGAGTTCATTGCGGAGATAGTAGAGCAGCGATTGCCCGTGAGAATGGTATTCTTCGATTAACAAAGGATCATACAGAGGCACAGCGTTTATTCGACCAAGGAAAATTAAGCAAATCAGAATTAATAAATTACCCAAGACAAAATATTCTTGACAGCGCTCTTGGAGCCCGCAAGGAACCAAAAATAGACGTTTTTGACTTTGACGTGCATGTGGGAGACAAATTCTTCTTCACTTCTGACGGCATGCACGAAAAAGTTTTTTTGCGGGAGATGCGTGCCATAGCAGCCGACTTTAGTGAACCCAGTCCGTTTGTTGAGAAAATGCGGGCCATCGTCGAAAATCGTGGTGCCGAAGATAACTTCAGTTTGATCGCCGTATTTGTTCAAGATTGA
- a CDS encoding heme biosynthesis HemY N-terminal domain-containing protein: MLRGVVILAGLAVLALGAAWLADHPGRVVLDWQGWRIETSIGVVVLGVALLTLTFLIIFRLWSFIAATPMRWRRARDARRRERGQNALARGLLAVATGDGAAAAKEARIVSENLGHRVLTLLLEGEAARVSGDHATARRLYGEMLETPETRLLGYRGLALEAYRAGDLNAALDHVSQAARAQPRASWALELLFDVQLRTARWAEAEETLDRLLRARLVTPEIGKRRRALLRLEQSRAAETNGLEDAALDHARAAERLDETLLAAVLRTADLLARRGRTQRAARVLERAWERAPHRLIGEAYAGLYADDTPLNRVIKIEKLRQLQPDHAETHLILGEAALKAGLWGEARTHLKAAAEGAPSRRVFRALAELAEMGDNDGAAVRQYLARAADAPADPVWSCTNCGKEVREVTAVCPDCGAFDTIRFGPPAPHHAPRLAGSQVLDAPALPAAGSAPAAGATGAA; the protein is encoded by the coding sequence ATGCTCCGTGGCGTCGTCATTCTGGCGGGTCTTGCGGTCCTCGCGCTCGGGGCGGCCTGGCTGGCCGATCACCCGGGACGCGTCGTGCTTGACTGGCAGGGCTGGCGCATCGAGACCTCGATCGGCGTCGTCGTGCTGGGGGTGGCCCTTCTCACCCTGACGTTTCTCATAATCTTCCGGCTCTGGTCCTTCATCGCGGCGACGCCGATGCGCTGGCGCAGGGCGCGCGATGCGCGCCGGCGCGAGCGCGGCCAGAACGCCCTGGCCCGGGGCCTCCTCGCGGTGGCGACGGGCGATGGCGCGGCGGCGGCGAAAGAGGCGCGGATCGTCTCCGAAAATCTCGGCCACCGCGTGCTGACACTTCTGCTCGAAGGCGAGGCGGCGCGGGTCAGCGGTGACCACGCAACCGCCCGCCGGCTTTATGGCGAGATGCTGGAGACGCCCGAGACGCGGCTTCTGGGCTATCGCGGTCTCGCGCTCGAAGCCTATCGCGCCGGCGATCTGAACGCCGCGCTCGACCATGTGAGCCAGGCGGCCCGGGCCCAGCCCCGCGCGTCCTGGGCGCTCGAATTGCTGTTTGATGTCCAGCTTCGCACCGCCCGCTGGGCCGAGGCGGAAGAGACACTCGACCGCCTCCTGCGCGCCCGGCTGGTGACCCCCGAGATCGGCAAGCGCCGGCGCGCGCTCCTGCGCCTCGAGCAAAGCCGCGCGGCCGAGACCAACGGGCTCGAGGACGCGGCGCTCGACCATGCGCGCGCGGCCGAGCGGCTTGACGAAACGCTGCTGGCCGCTGTCCTGCGCACGGCCGATCTTCTCGCCCGGCGCGGCCGCACGCAACGCGCCGCCCGCGTGCTGGAACGCGCCTGGGAGCGCGCCCCCCATCGCCTGATCGGGGAAGCCTATGCCGGGCTTTATGCCGATGACACGCCGCTCAACAGGGTGATCAAGATCGAGAAACTGCGCCAGCTCCAGCCCGACCATGCCGAGACCCATCTCATTCTGGGCGAGGCGGCGCTCAAGGCCGGACTCTGGGGCGAAGCCCGGACCCATCTCAAGGCTGCGGCCGAGGGGGCGCCGTCGCGCCGTGTGTTTCGTGCGCTGGCCGAGCTGGCCGAGATGGGTGACAACGATGGCGCGGCGGTGCGCCAGTATCTCGCCCGCGCCGCCGACGCGCCGGCCGATCCGGTCTGGTCGTGCACGAATTGCGGCAAGGAGGTTCGCGAGGTCACGGCCGTCTGCCCCGATTGCGGCGCCTTCGATACGATCCGCTTCGGCCCGCCCGCGCCGCATCACGCGCCGCGCCTGGCGGGCAGCCAGGTGCTCGACGCGCCGGCCCTGCCGGCGGCCGGTTCCGCCCCGGCAGCGGGGGCCACGGGCGCGGCCTGA